The sequence below is a genomic window from Candidatus Obscuribacterales bacterium.
CCCTAGGTGGCGTGCAGACGGGAGCCAATGATTACTTTCAAACGAATCTATGGACAGTGGCGCGGCGACGGGTGGCTTGGCTGTTGATTCTACTAGTCACGAATACGGCCACCAGTGCGGTGATCCAATCCCAGCAAGATATTCTAGAGCAGGTGGTGGTGCTGGCCGTTTTCATCCCGCTGCTGGTGGGCACGGGCGGTAATGTCGGCGCACAGTCGTCTACGGTGGTCATTCGTGGTTTAAATACCGATGAAATTATCGGATCGGGTGCCTGGCGGGTGATTTGGCGAGAGGCGATCGCCGGTGCATTGCTGGGGCTGATGCTAGGAAGTATGGTGACCGTTTGGGCATTTTGGCTGCAAGGCAATCTACCGGTAGCGATCGCAGTGGGTGGTAGCTTAGTGGTCAT
It includes:
- a CDS encoding magnesium transporter yields the protein LGGVQTGANDYFQTNLWTVARRRVAWLLILLVTNTATSAVIQSQQDILEQVVVLAVFIPLLVGTGGNVGAQSSTVVIRGLNTDEIIGSGAWRVIWREAIAGALLGLMLGSMVTVWAFWLQGNLPVAIAVGGSLVVIAVLASVSGSALPFLFQALKLDPALMSAPFITTVVDVLGVLIYLNLARVTLGF